A section of the Primulina eburnea isolate SZY01 chromosome 1, ASM2296580v1, whole genome shotgun sequence genome encodes:
- the LOC140835416 gene encoding probable serine/threonine-protein kinase PBL10: MGVCLSARIKAESPLYTGVNSKYVSTDGNDDISISSSKLSSIESVPRSEGEILQSPNLKSFSYADLKLATRNFRPDSVVGGGGFGSVFKGWVDENLFTAAKPGTGLVIAVKKLNQESLQGHREWLAEVNYLGQFSHPHLVKLLGYCLEDDNRLLVYEFLTRGSLENHLFRRGSYFQPLSWSLRLKVALGAAKGLAFLHCAETGVIYRDFKTSNILLDSKYNAKLSDFGLAKDGPVGDKSHVSTRVMGTYGYAAPEYLATGHLTTKSDVYSYGVVLLELLSGRRAIDKNRPPGEHKLVEWARPYLGNKRKVFRVMDNRLEGQYTIDVAQKVANIALRCVSLDSKLRPTMNAIVQELEQLQDSKNLENVHHKTRNRSSSRTHAHNAVDTSGRNRNTAYPRPSSSPPR, from the exons ATGGGGGTTTGTTTGAGTGCTAGGATCAAGGCTGAAAGCCCTCTTTATACTG GAGTCAATTCAAAATATGTTAGTACGGATGGGAATGATGATATAAGCATTTCTAGTAGCAAGTTGTCTTCGATCGAATCTGTTCCCCGGTCCGAGGGCGAGATCTTGCAGTCGCCTAATCTGAAGAGCTTTAGTTATGCTGATCTCAAGTTAGCCACTCGTAATTTTCGACCTGATAGTGTTGTGGGAGGAGGTGGATTTGGTTCTGTTTTTAAAGGTTGGGTTGATGAAAATTTATTCACTGCCGCGAAACCTGGGACAGGCTTGGTTATTGCTGTCAAGAAACTTAACCAAGAAAGCCTTCAGGGTCATAGAGAGTGGTTG GCCGAAGTAAACTATTTGGGCCAATTTTCGCATCCCCATCTTGTGAAACTGCTTGGCTACTGCTTGGAAGATGATAATAGGCTTTTGGTGTATGAATTCTTGACTCGGGGAAGCTTAGAAAATCATCTTTTTCGAA GGGGGTCTTATTTTCAGCCTCTTTCTTGGAGTCTTCGGCTTAAGGTTGCTCTTGGAGCTGCAAAGGGGCTTGCTTTTCTTCACTGTGCCGAAACAGGAGTCATTTACAGAGACTTCAAAACTTCTAACATATTACTCGATTCG AAGTACAATGCAAAACTTTCTGATTTTGGATTGGCTAAGGATGGGCCCGTAGGTGATAAAAGTCATGTGTCAACAAGGGTCATGGGAACGTATGGATATGCAGCTCCAGAATACCTTGCTACCG GTCATCTGACTACCAAGAGTGACGTGTATAGTTATGGCGTTGTCCTCCTCGAATTGCTTTCGGGCAGGAGAGCGATCGACAAGAATAGACCACCCGGCGAGCACAAGCTCGTGGAATGGGCCCGACCCTATCTAGGCAACAAACGTAAAGTCTTCCGAGTCATGGACAACCGACTTGAAGGCCAGTATACCATTGATGTAGCACAGAAGGTAGCTAACATTGCTTTGCGATGCGTGTCCTTAGATTCTAAGCTGAGGCCTACAATGAATGCAATAGTTCAAGAACTGGAACAACTTCAAGATTCAAAAAACTTGGAGAACGTTCACCATAAAACACGCAACAGGTCTTCGTCTAGGACACATGCGCACAACGCTGTTGATACGAGCGGTAGAAACAGGAATACCGCATACCCAAGGCCATCATCTTCTCCACCTCGTTAA
- the LOC140835439 gene encoding protein PMR5-like: protein MAASSPPFQPHFIVLCLAILLLQSFAVSSAVLAGPKNHGWRSNGRYRTPVLDQANVSSCDLFSGSWVRDESYPVYQSSCPIIDPEFNCKMYGRPDTDYLKYRWQPSNCQIPRFNGLYFALKMRGKSVMFVGDSLGKNQWQSLICMISAGLPATSPTQIIRGDPISTFKFLEYGLSVSFYRAPYLVDIESVGGQRVLKLDDITGNAKAWMAADVLSFNTGHWWNHKGSLQGWDYMEADGSLYLDMDRLAALDRGLQTWAKWVDSSVDATRTKVFFQGISPTHYIPSDWNASTSKNCYGETTPMMGTGTTYPGPFPDQMKVLEMVVRSMNRSAYLLDITLLSALRKDAHPSIYSGDFTPEQRANPDHSADCSHWCLPGLPDTWNQLFYTALFFRH, encoded by the exons ATGGCTGCTTCTTCCCCGCCATTTCAACCCCACTTTATAGTGTTATGTCTTGCGATACTTCTGCTGCAGTCTTTTGCGGTTTCGTCTGCTGTGTTGGCTGGTCCAAAGAACCATGGCTGGCGAAGTAATGGGCGTTACAGAACTCCGGTTCTTGATCAAGCTAATGTGAGTTCTTGTGATCTGTTTTCGGGGAGTTGGGTTCGAGATGAAAGCTATCCGGTATACCAGTCTTCTTGTCCGATTATAGATCCTGAGTTTAACTGTAAAATGTATGGCAGACCTGATACTGATTACCTCAAGTATCGATGGCAACCTAGCAATTGCCAAATCCCCAG GTTCAATGGGCTTTATTTTGCGTTGAAGATGAGAGGGAAGAGTGTAATGTTTGTGGGAGATTCACTCGGAAAGAACCAATGGCAGTCTCTGATTTGCATGATATCAGCTGGATTGCCGGCAACATCGCCCACACAAATTATAAGAGGAGACCCCATCTCCACCTTCAAATTTCTG GAATATGGGCTATCCGTGTCGTTTTACAGAGCGCCATATTTGGTGGATATAGAGTCAGTGGGAGGCCAAAGAGTGCTCAAATTGGATGATATAACGGGAAATGCCAAAGCATGGATGGCTGCCGATGTGCTTTCTTTCAATACGGGTCATTGGTGGAATCATAAGGGATCTCTCCAAGG GTGGGATTACATGGAAGCCGATGGGTCACTATACCTAGACATGGACCGGTTAGCCGCCTTGGACCGAGGGCTCCAAACATGGGCGAAATGGGTCGACTCGAGCGTCGACGCTACGCGAACCAAAGTCTTCTTCCAAGGCATTTCACCCACACATTACAT CCCTAGCGACTGGAATGCATCAACATCCAAGAACTGCTACGGGGAGACAACACCCATGATGGGCACCGGGACGACATATCCTGGTCCGTTTCCAGATCAAATGAAGGTCCTGGAAATGGTGGTTAGATCCATGAACAGGTCGGCCTACTTGCTCGACATAACGCTGTTATCTGCCTTAAGAAAAGACGCACACCCCTCGATCTACAGCGGTGACTTTACACCGGAGCAACGTGCAAATCCCGACCATTCTGCTGATTGCAGCCATTGGTGCCTGCCTGGATTGCCCGATACCTGGAATCAATTGTTCTACACCGCTTTGTTCTTCAGACACTAG